In Caldicellulosiruptor obsidiansis OB47, a single window of DNA contains:
- a CDS encoding glycoside hydrolase family 13 protein, with protein sequence MDLHKKWWKEAVVYQIYPRSFYDSNGDGIGDLPGIIEKLDYLQELGVDVIWLNPIYKSPNADNGYDISDYYDIMDEFGTMEDFDRLLNEAHKRGIKIVMDLVVNHTSDEHKWFLESRKSKDSPYRNFYFWRPGKNGKPPNNWTSFFGGPAWEYDSQTGEYYLHLFATKQPDLNWDNPQVRQEVYKMMKWWLDKGIDGFRMDVINLISKVEGLPDDREGEKKGGLVGFKYYANGPRVHEYLQEMNREVLSKYDIMTVGETPFVTPEIAKLYVEYDRNELNMLFHFEHMDMDCEGSKWNVKCWKLTDLKKIMYKWYLALKDKGWNSLYLNNHDQPRMVSRFGNDKEYRVESAKLLATLLHTWQGTPYIYQGEEIGMTNCKFKSIDEFRDIETLNFYREMKEKGISDDSILEILNKRSRDHARTPMQWDDSENAGFTTGKPWIKVNPNYKEINVKKALADKDSIFYYYKKLIQLRKTHPAVVYGDIQMLYENDEKIFAYTRSYGNEKLLVVMNFSEEEVEFCAPKEIFFNKPELLISNYEVEDDIQQKIVLKPCESRVYKI encoded by the coding sequence ATGGACTTGCACAAAAAGTGGTGGAAGGAAGCTGTTGTATATCAAATCTATCCTCGAAGCTTTTATGACTCAAACGGTGATGGAATTGGAGATTTGCCAGGAATAATAGAAAAACTTGATTATCTACAAGAGCTTGGAGTAGACGTTATCTGGCTCAACCCTATTTACAAATCTCCAAACGCAGACAATGGTTATGACATCAGCGATTACTATGACATCATGGATGAGTTTGGTACAATGGAAGATTTTGATAGATTATTGAATGAAGCCCACAAAAGAGGAATTAAAATTGTAATGGACCTTGTTGTAAACCATACATCTGACGAGCACAAATGGTTTTTGGAGTCAAGAAAATCAAAAGACAGTCCTTACAGAAACTTTTATTTCTGGCGACCGGGGAAAAACGGTAAACCTCCTAACAACTGGACATCCTTTTTTGGTGGCCCTGCGTGGGAGTATGACTCACAGACTGGAGAGTACTACCTACATCTTTTTGCAACAAAGCAACCAGACCTGAACTGGGACAATCCTCAGGTCCGTCAGGAAGTTTATAAAATGATGAAGTGGTGGCTTGACAAGGGTATAGACGGTTTTAGAATGGATGTGATAAATCTTATCTCCAAGGTGGAAGGACTACCAGACGATAGAGAAGGAGAAAAAAAAGGAGGACTTGTTGGTTTCAAATACTATGCAAATGGTCCGCGCGTTCATGAATACCTTCAGGAGATGAACAGAGAAGTCCTGAGCAAATACGACATCATGACAGTAGGTGAGACTCCATTTGTAACTCCTGAGATTGCAAAGCTGTATGTGGAGTATGACAGAAATGAGCTTAATATGCTCTTTCATTTTGAACATATGGACATGGACTGTGAAGGCAGCAAATGGAATGTAAAATGCTGGAAATTAACTGATTTGAAAAAAATAATGTACAAGTGGTATTTGGCATTGAAAGACAAGGGCTGGAATTCGCTTTACCTTAACAACCATGACCAGCCAAGGATGGTCTCACGTTTTGGCAATGATAAAGAATACAGGGTTGAGTCTGCTAAGCTTTTGGCGACTTTGCTTCACACATGGCAGGGAACTCCTTATATCTACCAAGGCGAAGAGATTGGCATGACAAACTGCAAGTTTAAAAGTATTGATGAGTTCAGAGACATTGAAACACTTAACTTTTACCGTGAAATGAAGGAAAAAGGCATATCAGATGATAGCATTTTAGAAATCCTGAACAAAAGAAGCAGAGACCATGCAAGAACTCCAATGCAATGGGACGACTCAGAAAACGCGGGGTTTACAACAGGAAAGCCGTGGATAAAGGTAAATCCAAATTACAAAGAAATAAATGTAAAGAAAGCTCTTGCTGACAAAGATTCTATCTTTTACTACTACAAAAAACTTATCCAGCTAAGAAAAACACATCCGGCAGTTGTATATGGTGATATTCAGATGCTTTATGAAAATGATGAAAAAATCTTTGCCTATACAAGAAGCTATGGAAATGAAAAACTTCTTGTTGTTATGAACTTTTCGGAAGAAGAAGTGGAATTTTGCGCACCAAAAGAAATATTCTTTAATAAGCCTGAGCTTTTAATCAGCAATTATGAGGTTGAAGATGATATTCAACAAAAAATTGTTTTAAAACCATGTGAATCGAGGGTATATAAAATATGA
- a CDS encoding glycerol-3-phosphate acyltransferase, producing MLVFIVLLEFFCGSLMFSYWLGKLFKKDITAVGDGNPGAFNLIQAVGFKIGILGVALDFLKGYFPLVYFVEKGYLPKSYIIAGAIAPILGHAFSPFLRFRGGKAIATTFGVWSATTRFRVSLFYAVVLALLFLIAKKLKHGGPTTTQEDAFMVVLGFTIVGAYLYLNSFSVYLLTLWFLNLIIMIYKNKEKLSSFYISLTDRQHEIKK from the coding sequence ATGCTTGTTTTTATTGTACTTTTAGAGTTTTTCTGCGGATCTCTTATGTTCTCTTACTGGCTTGGAAAGTTATTCAAAAAGGATATAACAGCTGTCGGAGATGGAAATCCCGGTGCATTTAATTTGATACAAGCAGTCGGTTTTAAAATCGGAATTTTAGGTGTTGCTTTAGACTTTTTAAAAGGTTATTTTCCTCTTGTATACTTTGTTGAGAAAGGTTACCTTCCAAAATCGTATATAATTGCTGGCGCAATTGCACCAATCTTGGGTCATGCATTCTCGCCTTTTTTAAGATTTAGAGGCGGAAAAGCAATTGCTACTACATTTGGAGTGTGGAGTGCTACAACTCGTTTTAGGGTTTCTCTCTTCTATGCGGTAGTACTTGCCCTGCTGTTTTTAATAGCAAAAAAGCTAAAGCATGGTGGCCCTACCACAACACAAGAGGATGCTTTTATGGTAGTACTCGGTTTTACAATTGTGGGAGCATATCTTTATTTGAATAGCTTTTCGGTCTATCTTCTGACTTTGTGGTTTTTAAACCTAATTATAATGATATATAAAAACAAGGAAAAACTATCTTCTTTTTATATTTCGCTCACTGATAGACAACATGAGATAAAAAAATAA
- a CDS encoding glycosyltransferase — protein MTFLFLLLICWAVGFILFAKISLDQEETTEMPDVKVSVIIPARNEEKNLPFLLESLKRQSLKPYEVIVVNDFSEDKTKEIAKSFDVKVIDNPPIPVGWTGKNWALWNGYLHSSGQILIFLDADVRLSEDGIEKLTKALFKSKGAISVIPYHKTEKFYEKLCMIVNILGVFAFTSPYERKSKQKGLYGSCIALFREDYQKIGGHKSICSKVTDDLSLGKRLSSFNINIENYLGIDKVFFRMYPNGIKSQIHGIAKSAALSMQLLQRKTILLIALWVLGLTLSGFLTPFLFFIRHPLLKIFLLAYLLYFVQILYLQRYIGNFGIVMPLFHFVSTAFFLFMVLYSFYQLKFTGSVWWKGRQIEVGGK, from the coding sequence ATGACCTTTTTATTTTTACTTTTGATATGCTGGGCAGTAGGTTTTATCCTCTTTGCAAAAATCTCCTTAGATCAAGAAGAAACTACTGAAATGCCCGATGTGAAAGTCTCAGTTATCATCCCTGCTCGAAATGAAGAAAAGAACCTTCCTTTCTTACTTGAGTCGCTCAAAAGACAATCTTTAAAGCCCTATGAAGTAATAGTTGTAAACGACTTTTCAGAAGACAAAACAAAGGAGATTGCAAAAAGTTTTGACGTAAAGGTAATTGACAATCCACCAATCCCGGTCGGCTGGACAGGAAAAAACTGGGCTTTGTGGAACGGGTATTTGCACTCATCAGGACAGATTCTTATTTTTTTAGATGCTGATGTTCGGCTCTCTGAAGATGGCATTGAAAAGCTCACAAAAGCACTTTTTAAATCCAAAGGAGCAATCTCTGTAATTCCATATCACAAAACTGAAAAGTTTTACGAAAAGCTGTGCATGATTGTCAACATACTTGGTGTTTTTGCTTTTACATCGCCATATGAAAGAAAAAGCAAACAAAAAGGACTTTATGGTTCATGCATTGCACTTTTTCGTGAGGATTATCAAAAGATAGGTGGGCACAAAAGCATCTGCAGCAAAGTGACAGATGATTTGAGTCTCGGCAAACGCTTGAGCAGCTTCAACATCAATATAGAAAATTATCTTGGTATTGACAAAGTCTTTTTCAGAATGTATCCAAATGGTATAAAAAGCCAGATTCATGGCATTGCAAAAAGTGCAGCGCTTTCAATGCAGCTTCTACAAAGAAAGACTATACTCCTAATTGCTCTGTGGGTTTTAGGACTTACTTTATCAGGATTTTTGACACCTTTTTTGTTTTTTATTCGCCATCCTTTGCTGAAAATATTTTTGTTAGCATATCTACTTTATTTTGTCCAGATACTCTACCTTCAAAGATACATAGGAAATTTTGGAATTGTGATGCCTCTTTTCCATTTTGTATCTACAGCTTTTTTTCTGTTCATGGTTTTATACTCATTTTACCAGCTCAAATTTACAGGAAGTGTATGGTGGAAAGGAAGACAAATAGAAGTAGGGGGTAAGTAG
- a CDS encoding TM1266 family iron-only hydrogenase system putative regulator has protein sequence MERRIGVIGIVVENRKEVSDKLNKILSDHGDIIVGRMGIPYKERGLCVISLIVDGTTDEIGALTGKLGSLSGVKVKSALTK, from the coding sequence ATGGAAAGACGAATTGGCGTTATTGGGATTGTGGTTGAGAACAGGAAAGAGGTTTCGGATAAGCTCAACAAGATTCTAAGTGACCATGGTGATATTATTGTTGGAAGGATGGGTATACCATATAAAGAAAGAGGGCTTTGTGTGATTTCGCTTATAGTTGATGGGACAACTGATGAGATTGGTGCGCTCACAGGAAAGCTTGGGTCTTTGAGTGGTGTAAAAGTAAAAAGTGCTCTTACTAAATAA
- the hydG gene encoding [FeFe] hydrogenase H-cluster radical SAM maturase HydG produces MFRKDEWERAEFINDQMVYDILEEGSKNVDRAEEIIEKALQLNGLEPHEVATLLYIEDKDLLEKLFKAARQVKERIYGKRIVLFAPLYISNFCVNNCRYCGYHRSNTKMKRRKLTMDEIRKEVEIIESLGHKRIALELGEDPKEAPIEYVVDSIKTIYSVYKEKGNIRRVNVNIAATTIEEYRMLKEAKIGTYVLFQETYHRPTYEYMHPEGPKSDYDWHAMAMDRAMQAGIDDVGLGVLFGLYDYKFEVVGLILHAKHLEERFGVGPHTISVPRIRPAEGVEVTKERYPYIVSDDEFKKIVAIIRLAVPYTGMILSTRERPGFREEVIDLGISQISAGSCTGVGGYTLEYEGKSTGDLDEDLAQFEVEDKRSPDEVIRTLCEAGYIPSYCTACYRKGRTGDLFMQYAKTGDIQDFCTPNALLTFMEYLEDYSSEKTKEVGRRLIYESLNQIKDERMRKETEKRLEMIKSGVRDLYF; encoded by the coding sequence ATGTTTAGAAAAGATGAGTGGGAAAGAGCTGAGTTTATAAATGACCAGATGGTTTATGATATCCTTGAAGAGGGGAGCAAAAATGTTGATAGAGCGGAAGAAATAATTGAAAAAGCTTTGCAGCTAAATGGACTTGAACCTCATGAGGTGGCAACACTTCTTTATATAGAGGACAAAGATCTTTTGGAAAAACTTTTTAAGGCGGCAAGGCAGGTAAAAGAGAGGATTTATGGTAAAAGAATTGTGCTTTTTGCACCTCTTTATATCAGCAATTTTTGTGTAAATAACTGTCGATACTGTGGTTATCACAGATCGAATACGAAGATGAAAAGAAGAAAGCTTACAATGGATGAGATACGAAAAGAGGTTGAAATAATTGAATCTCTTGGGCACAAAAGAATTGCTCTTGAGCTTGGCGAAGACCCAAAAGAAGCGCCAATTGAATATGTAGTAGATAGCATAAAAACAATATATTCGGTATATAAAGAAAAAGGAAACATAAGAAGAGTGAACGTCAACATTGCTGCAACAACCATTGAAGAATACAGAATGCTAAAAGAAGCAAAAATAGGCACATATGTACTTTTCCAGGAAACATACCACAGGCCAACCTATGAATACATGCACCCCGAAGGGCCAAAATCAGATTACGACTGGCATGCAATGGCAATGGACAGAGCAATGCAGGCAGGAATTGACGATGTTGGGCTTGGAGTGCTCTTTGGGCTTTATGACTATAAATTTGAGGTTGTTGGGCTGATTCTGCATGCAAAGCATCTTGAGGAAAGGTTTGGAGTAGGACCACATACAATCTCTGTGCCAAGGATTAGACCTGCCGAGGGTGTTGAGGTGACAAAAGAAAGGTATCCTTACATTGTTTCTGATGACGAGTTTAAAAAGATCGTTGCAATAATTCGGCTTGCTGTGCCCTACACTGGCATGATTTTATCTACCCGTGAAAGACCAGGTTTTAGAGAAGAAGTAATTGACCTTGGGATATCGCAAATCAGCGCTGGGTCCTGCACAGGTGTTGGTGGCTACACACTTGAATATGAAGGAAAATCCACGGGTGATTTAGATGAAGATCTTGCACAGTTTGAAGTAGAAGATAAAAGAAGTCCAGATGAAGTAATAAGGACACTTTGTGAGGCAGGTTATATTCCAAGCTACTGCACAGCATGTTATAGAAAGGGAAGAACAGGGGATTTGTTTATGCAGTATGCAAAGACAGGTGACATTCAGGACTTTTGCACACCAAATGCGCTTTTGACTTTTATGGAGTATTTAGAGGACTATAGCTCTGAAAAGACAAAAGAGGTTGGAAGACGCTTGATATATGAGAGCTTAAATCAAATAAAAGATGAGAGAATGCGCAAAGAGACAGAAAAAAGACTTGAGATGATAAAAAGTGGAGTAAGAGATTTGTATTTCTAA